In Arachis stenosperma cultivar V10309 chromosome 1, arast.V10309.gnm1.PFL2, whole genome shotgun sequence, one DNA window encodes the following:
- the LOC130974606 gene encoding protein GRAVITROPIC IN THE LIGHT 1-like encodes MECSNTKLIKPNPNISEIVSKLAKVCTLKSIGVFSSELPNLHHLHKPVCDNASVSGNTSSVASDDNRSHGQKIHPHPIEFEVPKGEGFCAGLEIMKIFDVVSAIKLAYLELQQAHIPYDPHKVVSADKRVSAELEKLCKFKVEYKEKQCRIAMLNAGRFDRLRSEIKAKEALLGKLKGKNNVKDSKILRLRQELHDLEMVNKNLTEKIKRINKMKNASVSTVAKFHEQKWIENDAVYVKRGDKKYAFEAYIARRMFHGVSLRSYDVGDVVKFDDPIDALMENPGSDFSKFCRTKYLLVVHRTMEESFFGNLDHRSLVSNGKHPRTEFYQLFTKMAKWVWVLLGSAASIDPNATMFYTDNGSMFSSLYMESVNVEREIAEQGTYSVQFMIMPGIKIGQTLVKSQVYISKQSEAL; translated from the exons ATGGAATGTTCAAACACCAAACTCATAAAACCAAACCCAAATATATCAGAAATTGTTAGCAAGTTGGCAAAAGTGTGCACATTGAAATCCATTGGGGTGTTCTCATCTGAACTCCCCAATCTCCATCACTTGCACAAACCTGTTTGTGATAATGCCTCAGTGAGTGGAAACACTAGTAGTGTTGCAAGTGATGATAATAGGAGCCATGGACAGAAAATCCATCCACATCCCATTGAATTTGAGGTGCCTAAAGGTGAGGGTTTTTGTGCTGGTTTGGAGATCATGAAGATCTTCGATGTTGTTTCGGCTATCAAATTGGCTTATCTTGAGCTTCAACAAGCTCATATCCCTTATGACCCTCACAAGGTTGTTTCTGCTGATAAAAGAGTAAGTGCTGAGCTTGAGAAGCTTTGCAAGTTCAAGGTTGAATATAAGGAGAAGCAATGCAGGATTGCAATGTTAAATGCTGGGAGATTTGATCGCTTACGATCTGAAATTAAGGCCAAGGAAGCATTGTTGGGGAAGCTTAAGGGTAAGAACAATGTTAAAGACTCTAAGATTCTTCGGTTGCGACAAGAGCTTCATGATTTGGAGATGGTGAATAAGAATCTGACAGAGAAGATCAAGAGGATAAATAAGATGAAGAATGCAAGTGTTTCGACTGTTGCTAAGTTCCATGAG CAAAAATGGATTGAGAATGATGCTGTTTATGTCAAAAGGGGAGACAAGAAGTATGCTTTCGAGGCCTACATTGCTCGCAGAATGTTTCATGGGGTGTCCTTAAGATCTTATGATGTTGGTGATGTTGTGAAGTTTGATGATCCAATTGATGCACTGATGGAGAATCCAGGCTCAGATTTCTCCAAATTTTGCAGAACAAAGTATCTTCTGGTTGTTCATCGCACAATGGAAGAGTCTTTCTTTGGAAATTTGGATCACCGGAGTTTGGTTTCAAACGGCAAGCACCCGAGAACAGAGTTCTATCAATTATTCACGAAAATGGCTAAATGGGTTTGGGTTTTGCTAGGTTCTGCAGCATCAATAGACCCCAATGCAACCATGTTTTATACAGACAATGGAAGCATGTTCTCAAGTTTGTACATGGAATCTGTCAATGTGGAAAGAGAGATTGCAGAACAAGGAACCTACAGTGTTCAGTTCATGATCATGCCTGGCATTAAAATCGGACAAACATTGGTGAAGTCTCAAGTTTATATCTCAAAACAATCTGAAGCTTTGTAG
- the LOC130945245 gene encoding transcription repressor OFP1-like: MMGNNKFKFSDMIPNGWFYKLRDMSKSRKRNNASHVINNKKVTTSTSHHYFSIEPSNNKAGKFHNSPIYTKHSDFVFGDSPRKSSSKRKTKRKTIYEPSTPPIVSSPVLESWSFHSLEKKNSPNWTKPKHETRGCDSSSESDCHEFNARGSRPNRLVTSECSCRVSSSTNDIIIDMKSGSTDAISPLGLAPILTKPAKFEEQIFVSPTQTCLVSRKSSANSKGIKLRVNSPKLANRKVQAYARRSVSCKGSNSKNAGFPEGFAIVKSSVDPQKDFRDSMVEMIRENQILASKDLENLLACYLSLNSSEYHDLIVKAFEQIWYDMAQLKL; the protein is encoded by the coding sequence ATGATGGGGAATAACAAGTTCAAATTTTCAGATATGATACCAAATGGTTGGTTCTACAAACTGAGGGATATGAGCAAATCAAGGAAGAGAAACAATGCCTCTCATGTTAtcaataacaagaaagtaacaacttCAACTTCTCATCACTATTTCTCCATTGAACCAAGCAATAACAAAGCTGGTAAGTTCCATAACTCTCCTATTTACACAAAACATTCCGATTTTGTATTCGGTGATTCGCCAAGAAAGTCCTCCTCAAAGAGAAAAACTAAAAGGAAAACAATCTATGAGCCTTCTACGCCGCCGATTGTTTCGTCGCCGGTGTTAGAATCTTGGAGCTTTCATTctctagaaaagaaaaatagtcCAAATTGGACTAAACCAAAACATGAAACAAGAGGATGTGATTCGTCATCCGAGTCTGACTGCCACGAGTTTAACGCTCGTGGCAGCAGGCCTAATAGATTGGTAACCTCTGAATGTAGCTGCAGAGTCAGTTCTTCAACCAATGACATCATAATTGACATGAAGAGTGGATCAACTGACGCAATTTCGCCATTAGGCCTTGCTCCAATCTTGACAAAGCCGGCGAAATTCGAAGAACAAATCTTCGTTAGTCCAACTCAAACATGTCTAGTATCTCGAAAATCCTCTGCTAATTCTAAAGGAATAAAGCTAAGAGTCAATTCTCCAAAACTCGCGAACCGGAAGGTTCAAGCCTATGCAAGAAGGAGCGTGTCATGCAAAGGATCAAACTCAAAGAATGCAGGTTTTCCGGAGGGGTTTGCCATCGTTAAGTCGTCGGTCGATCCGCAGAAAGACTTCAGGGATTCAATGGTGGAGATGATCAGAGAGAATCAAATCCTTGCTTCCAAGGATTTGGAGAACCTTCTTGCCTGCTATCTTTCACTGAATTCAAGTGAATACCATGATCTCATTGTTAAAGCATTTGAGCAAATATGGTATGACATGGCTCAACTTAAATTGTAA
- the LOC130945760 gene encoding probable serine/threonine-protein kinase WNK4, producing the protein MEDHRYMETDPTGRYGRVGEILGKGAMKTVYKAIDAVLGIEVAWNQVRLNEALRSPDDLERLYLEVHLLSTLNHESIMRFYTSWIDVDNKSFNFITEMFTSGTLREYRKKYKQVGIQAIKSWSRQILQGLVYLHEHDPPVIHRDLKCDNIFVNGHLGQVKIGDLGLAAILRGSQLAHSVIGTPEFMAPELYEEEYNELVDVYSFGMCVLEMLTSEYPYSECANPAQIYKKVTSGKLPASFSRLENKEAQRFIGKCLVSAPERPSAKDLLHDPFLVSDDTLSMAKIGIQKPFLNYNEMEKLQLRDDVARTEMSITGKLNPEDDTIFLKVQITDKDGSSRNIFFPFDIVTDTPIDVAVEMVRELEISDWEPSEIAYIIEAEISELMPNVRRSNCSDACHTFDDDYDRPRRLFCSGSSCSSSQESISKADEIPNHGYYCLHDDMHDDTSSRCSSQGTYSSLNFCSMDDHEYNVASSARKDKHNHIIKSHHKCTRFSPLEEPITLNRGKVFAGAASKGKRTMDTPKLMRNNSLIDMRSQMLHRQLVEEVNKRRLFKTVDAIEKIGFQNPSEISRKKSQP; encoded by the exons ATGGAGGATCATCGTTACATGGAAACTGATCCAACTGGTAGATATGGAAGG GTTGGAGAAATTCTTGGAAAAGGGGCAATGAAGACGGTGTACAAAGCAATTGATGCAGTGCTCGGAATAGAGGTGGCATGGAACCAAGTCAGACTCAACGAGGCGCTTCGCTCGCCGGACGACTTGGAGAGGCTTTACTTAGAGGTTCATCTCCTCAGTACCCTCAACCACGAATCGATCATGCGATTCTATACCTCTTGGATCGATGTTGATAACAAGTCCTTCAACTTCATCACAGAGATGTTCACTTCAGGAACACTCAGAGA ATACCGGAAGAAATATAAGCAAGTTGGGATTCAAGCAATAAAGAGTTGGAGTCGCCAAATTTTGCAAGGTCTCGTTTATCTACACGAGCACGATCCTCCGGTAATCCACAGAGACCTCAAATGTGATAACATATTTGTGAATGGCCATCTTGGACAAGTGAAAATCGGCGACTTAGGACTAGCGGCCATCCTCCGTGGCTCGCAGCTGGCTCACAGCGTTATAGGCACCCCTGAATTCATGGCACCGGAGTTGTACGAAGAAGAATACAACGAACTCGTCGACGTGTACTCTTTCGGCATGTGTGTTCTGGAGATGCTTACTTCTGAATATCCGTACAGCGAATGCGCAAACCCTGCGCAAATTTACAAGAAAGTGACTTCG GGGAAGTTGCCGGCGTCATTTTCCCGGTTAGAAAACAAGGAAGCACAGAGATTTATAGGCAAGTGCCTTGTATCTGCACCAGAGAGACCTTCTGCAAAGGACTTATTGCATGATCCGTTTCTTGTGTCTGACGATACATTATCAATGGcgaaaattggaattcagaaGCCATTTCTAAATTACAATGAGATGGAGAAGCTTCAATTGCGCGACGATGTTGCTCGAACAGAGATGTCGATTACCGGGAAACTGAACCCGGAAGATGATACTATCTTTCTCAAAGTGCAAATTACCGACAAGGatg GGTCCAGTAGGAATATATTCTTTCCGTTCGACATTGTGACGGACACGCCGATTGATGTGGCGGTGGAGATGGTGAGAGAATTGGAGATCTCGGATTGGGAGCCTTCGGAAATTGCATATATAATCGAAGCAGAGATTTCCGAACTGATGCCGAATGTGAGGAGAAGTAACTGTTCAGATGCCTGCCATACGTTCGACGATGACTACGACCGGCCTCGCCGGCTTTTCTGCTCcggctcttcttgttcctcctCCCAAGAATCCATTTCCAAGGCCGATGAAATACCGAATCATGGATATTACTGCCTCCATG ATGATATGCACGACGATACGAGTTCGCGATGCTCGTCGCAAGGGACATATTCCAGCTTGAATTTTTGTTCAATGGATGATCATGAATACAATGTGGCTTCTTCTGCAAGAAAAGATAAACATAATCACATCATAAAGAGTCACCACAAGTGTACAAGGTTTTCCCCTCTTGAGGAACCAATCACTCTCAACCGGGGCAAAGTTTTCGCCGGCGCGGCGAGTAAAGGTAAGAGAACAATGGACACTCCTAAACTGATGAGGAACAATTCGCTGATTGACATGAGGAGTCAGATGCTGCACCGGCAGCTCGTTGAGGAGGTTAACAAAAGACGGTTATTCAAAACGGTTGATGCCATTGAAAAGATTGGATTTCAAAACCCTTCTGAGATATCCAGGAAAAAATCACAGCCATAA